Proteins encoded within one genomic window of Fibrobacter succinogenes:
- a CDS encoding flotillin-like FloA family protein, producing the protein MTVTPILIIVLAIFFIILVILNHFNVFSLWLQGKFSNANTNVRFFHLIGMLLRRVPLEAIVDAHIRSCKAHIPIDMEKLEAHYLAGGNVQNVVQALIYVKHSHIKLDFNMAAAIDLSGGNVLEVVKGYEKKELREKYGLTDL; encoded by the coding sequence ATGACAGTCACTCCCATTCTAATTATAGTACTTGCCATTTTCTTCATAATTCTCGTAATTTTGAACCACTTTAACGTTTTTTCGCTGTGGCTCCAAGGCAAATTTTCAAACGCAAATACGAACGTGCGCTTTTTTCATCTTATTGGCATGCTGCTACGCAGGGTTCCGCTAGAAGCAATCGTCGATGCACACATCAGAAGTTGCAAAGCACACATCCCAATTGACATGGAAAAACTTGAAGCTCATTACCTTGCCGGCGGTAATGTACAAAACGTAGTCCAAGCCCTCATCTATGTAAAGCACTCTCACATCAAACTTGATTTCAATATGGCCGCAGCGATCGATCTTTCCGGCGGCAACGTACTCGAAGTCGTGAAGGGATACGAGAAGAAGGAATTAAGAGAGAAGTATGGGCTTACCGATCTTTAA
- a CDS encoding coproporphyrinogen-III oxidase family protein, with product MSLRTTLTRAWLTRSIKPFLFKNEYDEILPFEECENLGLYVHIPFCKSICTFCPYCKIVYNKDLCDRYIDALIREIHKVGGQYKGKKETTSLYFGGGTPALIADRISEIIEAIREHFTVTEGIGAELHPDNVNIETLQKLKDAGVTKISIGIQSFQEKYQNILGRKQVDANKLKEALSAVEFETVSMDFIFALPDQTYEDIKADVDTAFASGANHVAIYPFIDFSFTKSKVKTMPKKQKKELLDRITAYFNEKGYHRSSIWTFSNKKEAKYSSMTRDSFLGFGCSATTLLQKQFKINTFSVEEYCKRIDSDKLPTSLTIRFTPRQRMVYYLFWTLYSMQLDEKKFEQFFGVPLQKMYGFDFWLAQKLGFLTKENGIYSTTMKGAFYYHYYEQFYTLSYIDKMWGIMRKEAFPERIEF from the coding sequence ATGAGTTTGAGAACGACTTTAACAAGAGCGTGGCTGACCCGGTCCATTAAGCCTTTTTTATTCAAAAACGAATACGACGAGATTCTCCCCTTCGAGGAATGTGAGAATCTCGGGCTCTATGTCCACATCCCTTTCTGCAAAAGCATCTGCACATTCTGCCCCTATTGCAAGATCGTTTACAACAAGGATTTATGCGACAGGTACATTGACGCGTTGATAAGGGAAATCCACAAAGTCGGTGGTCAATACAAAGGCAAGAAGGAAACGACCAGCCTGTATTTTGGTGGCGGCACACCAGCCCTAATTGCGGATAGAATCAGCGAAATCATCGAAGCGATTCGGGAACATTTTACCGTGACCGAAGGCATCGGCGCCGAACTGCACCCCGACAACGTAAATATCGAGACACTCCAAAAACTGAAAGATGCGGGCGTTACAAAAATCAGCATAGGCATCCAGTCATTCCAGGAGAAATACCAGAACATTCTCGGGCGAAAGCAAGTTGACGCAAACAAATTAAAAGAAGCCCTAAGCGCCGTGGAATTCGAAACGGTTTCCATGGACTTCATCTTCGCGCTCCCCGACCAGACCTACGAAGACATCAAAGCGGACGTAGACACCGCATTCGCAAGCGGCGCCAACCACGTGGCGATTTACCCGTTCATCGATTTTTCCTTTACCAAAAGCAAAGTAAAAACGATGCCGAAAAAGCAGAAAAAGGAGCTGCTAGACCGAATCACCGCCTACTTCAACGAAAAAGGTTACCACCGCAGTTCCATCTGGACTTTTTCGAACAAGAAAGAAGCCAAGTATTCTTCCATGACCCGTGACAGTTTCCTCGGATTCGGATGTTCCGCCACGACGCTCCTTCAAAAGCAATTCAAGATAAATACCTTTTCCGTAGAAGAATACTGCAAGAGGATTGACAGCGATAAGCTGCCGACCTCATTGACCATCCGCTTCACGCCAAGGCAGAGGATGGTATATTACCTGTTCTGGACGCTTTACAGCATGCAACTGGACGAAAAGAAATTCGAGCAGTTCTTTGGAGTCCCGCTCCAGAAAATGTACGGCTTTGATTTCTGGCTAGCGCAGAAACTCGGATTTTTGACAAAAGAAAACGGAATCTATTCCACGACCATGAAGGGCGCTTTTTACTATCATTACTACGAACAATTCTACACGCTCTCTTACATTGACAAGATGTGGGGAATCATGAGAAAAGAAGCGTTCCCGGAGAGAATTGAGTTTTAG
- a CDS encoding radical SAM protein, with the protein MKISSFIYFANFWLKTVLFKKKDPILGTVIVTDRCNLKCKHCSVNNITSIMHPYTQIKKEMQTLYDMGARILFFCGGETFLWRDGDLTVRDLVIEAKRMGFMIVNVVTNGTQPIDLPEADLILLSLDGDRERHNAIRGNTFDTIMENVKNATADNICFYMAINQINKDAVRDVCQIAKDTKNVRAVSFNFHTPYPDTRNLFLSKEEKQKIADTILQMMDKGYPIFNLKASLPYLVNNSFPTPCYQCLVIEDGKISVCGRCIDVPGLCEECGYFFVAEYTLLFRGNLKIAFEAVRTYLKYV; encoded by the coding sequence ATGAAAATCTCGTCCTTCATTTACTTCGCGAACTTCTGGCTAAAGACAGTCCTTTTCAAAAAGAAAGATCCGATTTTAGGCACCGTCATCGTAACCGACCGCTGCAACCTGAAATGCAAGCACTGTTCCGTCAACAACATCACTTCAATCATGCATCCCTACACCCAGATCAAAAAGGAGATGCAGACATTGTACGACATGGGCGCGCGGATTCTATTCTTCTGCGGCGGCGAAACGTTCTTGTGGAGAGACGGCGATTTGACAGTCAGGGATCTGGTCATCGAAGCCAAGAGAATGGGCTTCATGATTGTCAACGTGGTCACGAACGGAACGCAGCCCATCGACTTGCCCGAAGCGGACTTGATTCTCTTAAGCCTTGACGGCGACAGGGAACGCCATAACGCCATCAGAGGCAACACGTTCGATACCATCATGGAGAATGTCAAGAACGCCACTGCGGACAACATCTGCTTCTACATGGCCATCAACCAAATCAACAAAGACGCTGTGCGGGACGTCTGCCAGATTGCGAAGGACACGAAAAACGTGAGGGCGGTCTCGTTCAATTTCCACACGCCTTATCCCGACACGAGAAACCTTTTCCTGTCCAAAGAAGAAAAGCAGAAAATAGCAGACACCATCTTGCAGATGATGGACAAAGGCTACCCGATATTCAATCTCAAAGCATCGCTCCCGTACCTCGTCAACAACAGCTTCCCCACCCCATGTTATCAGTGCCTAGTTATTGAAGATGGCAAGATTTCGGTATGCGGAAGGTGCATCGACGTTCCGGGACTTTGCGAAGAATGTGGCTACTTCTTTGTCGCGGAATACACCCTGCTTTTCAGGGGCAATTTGAAAATCGCCTTCGAAGCGGTAAGGACATACCTCAAGTACGTATAA
- a CDS encoding ABC transporter permease — protein sequence MLHVFKHELRLIFRDPRFWIPFIIPPVILAASQAIAVSRYGGEIMQGMESYMMLLLGCLMAPMGAPLAGDSFAGERERNSLELLQLSPIAPAKLFWGKLFAILPFPLVFALLAQLGYWFSHSEISTTAAVASMLGALSAVLLTTAFSLMVSLRVKTVRAATHMTLFFIVPLLLLVQMGHEVFLQGLLLPVAILVLSTIISVSVTVAGMRKFVSL from the coding sequence ATGCTCCATGTTTTTAAACACGAACTTCGTTTGATTTTCAGGGATCCGCGTTTCTGGATCCCGTTCATCATCCCGCCGGTGATTCTTGCGGCGAGCCAGGCGATTGCAGTGTCGCGTTACGGTGGCGAGATTATGCAGGGCATGGAAAGCTACATGATGCTTTTGCTCGGCTGCCTGATGGCTCCGATGGGTGCACCCTTGGCGGGCGATTCTTTTGCCGGCGAGCGCGAACGCAATTCGCTGGAACTTTTGCAGCTCTCTCCGATTGCGCCTGCGAAACTCTTTTGGGGCAAGCTGTTTGCGATTCTCCCGTTCCCTCTGGTGTTTGCGCTTTTGGCGCAGCTTGGCTACTGGTTCTCGCATTCCGAGATTTCAACGACTGCGGCGGTGGCATCAATGCTTGGTGCGCTCTCGGCGGTGCTTTTGACGACGGCGTTTTCTCTGATGGTTTCGCTTCGCGTAAAAACCGTCCGTGCGGCGACTCACATGACGTTGTTCTTTATTGTTCCTCTTCTTTTGTTAGTGCAAATGGGGCATGAGGTATTTTTGCAGGGCTTGCTTTTGCCGGTTGCAATTCTGGTATTGTCTACTATAATTAGCGTTTCTGTGACTGTTGCGGGAATGCGAAAATTTGTAAGTTTATAG